tccagcctcGAGTACTCGCGCGATACGAGCTTCACGGGCTGTATTGCACCGGCCGAACATGTACCTTGGCCGATCTCGAGCTCCACGGACCTTCTCTTTTCTGACGTTACCACTAACATCCATGATCCGTCCATGGCAGAAACCATCAGGTGCGGGGTTCCAGGGGGTCTCTCCAAGATTTTTCCCGAAGCCTACAGGGGGGCAGCCGCCTGCTGTTACAGGGGCGTGAGGGGACCTTGGGGGGTTTGGGGGGCATCGATTGGGGGAGTTAGGGGAGTTTAGGGAGCTGCTCTGCCTGGGACGGGGCCGCTAAAATCCCCCACTGCGGGGGACCTATCGGCGCTAAAAGCTGGGGAAGGGCGAGTGCATTTCACGCGCGAACGGGAGGCCGGATTGGGAAGAAACGGTGCATGGTGACAGCGCTGAGGGTGTCGAGGGAAGTCGAGTTTGTGGTTGCAAATCGACGGGATCCGATGCAGCCGAGCGTACATACGAGCTTATTTCCAGGTGGCAGGGCGTGGGATGAGCTGAGGAAGCTGGGGGGATTTGGGCGGGATGAGGGAGGATaaaagaggagaggattTTGCCGGTGGGAAGATTGGAGAATCCGAGGTCCAAGGTATGATGACGAATATTAATTGCATGATTCTTGATTCGCAGAGATTACAAAGGAGTGTTATTAGGTCCGACTAACATTACAGTATTATTATCCAGGTTGCAGTTCTAAGCACCTGGTAAACCACCAGACATGCACTCATCAAAGCATTCAACATCTTTAGCGGACCTGCGCATCTACATGCAAAATCATGTAGTCGTCAATCTGTAAAGGCCAAGGTCCGCTTCAAGCACCCAAAACATTAACGCaaaaatcatcatcaaacatCCCGTCCCTCActgcagctgcatctgcatctggcAGTTCCCAGCGTGGCACGGAGTCTCGCAGCGGCCACGAAAGTCAGGCCCAATGTTCAAACACTTGTCACACCCACAAACAAGATCCAAATGCGAGCCAACCTCTTGGTCAGGATCGTCGCAGAGGCAGATGTAGAGGGCAGACGTGATGTTGGTGGCCGGCACGTTGTTGTCGCAGCTGGCGTTGGGCGTGTCGCAGTATGCCTCgcccagctgcttctgaGACCACGGCTTTTCTACAGAGAAATGAGCTTCATCCAATGATGATCTTGTCAGGGTGGCTTACTCATGCCCATCAGCACAGATGCGCAGTACGTGTAGCCGCATTCGCAGATGGGCCCGTCTGGGGTGGGCGGCGCCTTGGTCGGCTCTGGAGGCGGACCGCCCTTGGTAGTCGAAGTGGTTGTTGAAGTTGTAGGCGGAGGCTTGGGATCATCGTCTGTCTCTGGGGGAGGAGcgtgagaagagagaggcggaggaggcatGTCAGGGGTTGGAAGTTGAGGTCTGGGATTGGAGGCGGCCAGTCCGACCAAGGTGATGAGAGTGAGAGCCAGCTTCATTGTGAGTATATGTCAAAGTGCTTGGGTTGGTCGATATGATGAGTATTGCGATGATTTCACAGATGAATGAATAAGGAACAACTGCAGCCGTActgccgatgatgatgactctcGACCCATTACAGCTTTATATATCTATTACCTGGTAGAAATATCCCTTCTTACAATTCATCTCGTCTCAATGCATCGTCTGTAGATGGCACTGAGATCTCAGCAGGTATTACAGAGTATGGAGATCAAAGGGGGATTAACTTTTAGTGTTGAGAACAAGCTATGGCTGTGACCACAGCTCGGCTCTTTTGTCCTTTCCATTCTATTTTCATCCCTTCATTCATCACAACACGCCATTTGTTGAGAACAAACATTCAACTATTGTGTAATGATCCTCTTATGGATTGTGAAACTCGTGGTGATGAGCAAACCATCTCATAACTTCAGGTAATAGTGCTGTCAAGCCGGGAATTATTGCATCTATACAGGTAGCATAGAAGATCTGCGTTGACTATGGTATTTTGAGATAGAGAGACGTTACACTTGTACTCTAGTAATGTAAGAATAGAAACGGACAGGCAATCCACCGATATGAAGCAATAGCCTCTATCGCAAACAATTGATCCATCTACTCAAGTATATAGCTGGTGCTATGTTTCGTCAATGCTTGGAAGCTGTGTATATGAACTTACCCTGCAGCATACAGTAATTGTGTACAATTCGTACTGTAAAGACTGCAAAACACGCACCGTTGACACAGTATCAATGCCCCGCCAAAACTGCTGACTACCCCTCCACCGGCATTCGGAAGTTTCCAACTCTTCTCGAACCACCCCATTCTCCAGAAAATCtccgtcatcaccatcctcaagcaaagcaaaagttCCCTCCCAAAAATGGCCGACGAACAACCACCAGCCCTCGCACAGGGTCCCACGACCATCAGGGTCGGCACGCGAAACTCGCCTCTGGCCCTGGCCCAGGCAGACATTGTCGTGGCGGCGCTGCAATCCGTGCTGCCTGCGTATTCGTTCCCCATCTCCGGCATGACGACGACGGGCGATCGCGACCAGAACACTGCGCTGTACAACTTTGGCGGCAAGGGGCTTTGGACGACGCAGCTGGAGGACAGGCTCGAGGCAAACGagctcgacatcatcgtccatTCGCTAAAGGACATGCCCACGACCTTGCCCGAGGGCCTCGTGCTGGGCTGCGTCACTAAGCGAGAAGATCCTCGGGATACgctggtgctgaagaaggagctcGTCGACAAGCACGGCTGGAAGACGCTCGCCGACCTGCCTGAAGGAAGTATCATTGGCACCAGCAGCGTGCGGAGAATCGCCCAGCTCGCCCGACGATATCCCTCTCTCAAGTTCAAGGACCACCGCGGCAACATCCAGACCCGGctgaggaagctggaggaggacCCGGAGCTCACGGGCATCATCCTGGCGGCGGCCGGCCTGCAGCGCATGCAGCTGGACGCTCACATCTCACAGTTCCTCGAGTCGGACAACGGCGGCATCCTGCACGCTGTCGGACAGGGCGCGCTGGGCATCGAGTGCCGAGCCGGCGACGACAAGGTGCTGGCTGCGCTCAAGATGATCGAGGACAAGAACGCCCGTCTGGCAACCGTAGCCGAGAGGAGCCTGATGCGAGCCCTCGAGGGCGGGTGCAGCGTTCCGATTGGCGTCGAGACCAAGTGGGTTGAACCGGGACAGCTGAGGCTACGGGCCACGGTCGTGTCGGTCCAGGGCACAGAGGGCGTCGATGGCGAGGCGGTCGAGCCCATCACCACGGCGGAGCAAGCCGATGAGTTTGgagcaaagatggcggccGATCTGGTGAGCCGGGGCGCAAACAAGATCCTGGacgacatcaacaagaacaagccggcaccaccgccacctcAATGATTGgaatgaatgaaatgaagaatGACTGCTGTACAACAACAACACGGgaagggaaaacaaaaagagaggagaggaaaactGCATCGTCATAGCTCTTGATATTTGACGCCCGCTGAGAGGCCGGCCTAGCAAACCAAAAATGTATACCCTCATCTGAATGTAAAAAAGGAAGATATCGTATGAGCCCACCCACTTTGTATGTTATATGTTACCTATATGGTACACGAAATGCGACCAAGTTTCCCTAATGTTAAAAGAACCCAAAAAACCATCCATTCACCCTCCTCCCCTTGGTCAGGTTGAACTGTTTCTACGCCATGCAAGAAATTCCCACCCCCTCATTttcaatgaagaagaattaagaaagaaaagaagaagtagtctctttttctttcccccctctcatttccaagaaaaaaacaccccATTCTCCCCCACAATTCGAAGCCCATCGCCAAAAAAGAACCAAGCTTCGTCTAATCTTTTACCCGCAGCTATTCCCTTTCATCCTCCCCACCAAAATTTACTCGGCAGTAAACTCCTTGTACGCCTCAGCGTCCATCAGCTCGTCAAACTGCTTCGCGCCCtcctcatcaacctcgaccttgacgatccagccgccgccagcgcTGTCGTCCTCGGGCACCTGGTTGATGGTCGcgggcttctcctccagcagggCGTTTGTGTGGGTGACCTTGCAGCGCACGGGGGCGTTGATGTCGCTGGCGCTCTTGACGGACTCGACGGCGCCGATGGAGTCGCCCTGGTCGGTCCATTCGCCCGCGGGGGGGAGCTCGACGTAGACGACGTCGCCCAGCTGCTCGGCGGCGTACTCGGAGACGCCGATGACGCCCGTCTTGCGGTCGGCGGAGAGGTCGATCCACTCATGGTCCTTTGTGTACTTGCGAGCAAGGCCTTAAAGAATCAATATTAGCTATTTTTTGTTCCTTTACTCTAGGTAGCTTGAGGTAGAACGAGAACGTACTCATGCGGGAGCTGGTGAAGCTCCTCACAGGCATCGACAGCCGAACCATCGGAGCGGCACGGGGCGCAAGGCGCATGGCCACAGGCCGGGCAGCGCGCAGCGAGCAAGcaattgaagccattgtgtgATACTtgtaaaaaataaataaccGAAGCTGACGAATtgggcaaacaaacaagacgATTTGGAGAATGAAAcgcagagagaagagaagagagaaggaggaagaaaaaaaacttgtATGACGCCGCCCCCGAGGGAAAACGCAATGGCCCGTTTTAGCTTATCGGAGCGCTAACACAGGCCCAAACTAACCCGGtgctttcccttcttcccctccaaAAAATGCCGGGGGAGCGAAAATCAGTACGAATTCTTTGATTCGGCTTAGTCATGTCGTGAAATCGCCGTATCAGAGCTTGAGAAAGGACCCGACCCGATGCAAGGCGCCGACACCCGGAGAGACTGCAAAATATTATCAACTGATACCCCATAAGTACAACACGGGTAGAAGACATCAATCAGGGGATAAACAAAAAGAGGAACCAATCACGCGGTGTTTTTGCGGGTAGTGGATTGTATCGGGAAGTGCTAATTGGGTAATTATTACCATACGGGAATGTATGGGGTGGTTGATTTGATAGCGGGCTGCTGGTACGATTTTTGGCGATGGGGCTTCGGCCTCTTTTTTGGGATTTTGCTGTGAGTGAGATTCGGGGTGGGTATTTCATGTGGTTGACGTGTATGGCAGGGCAAGGATATGAACAATGCAGTCATTCCTTCTGCAATTGAATCTCAAAAACCCAAAAAGAAGTAGAACAAGACTAAAGAGTTGAAGGATATAATAGATTGCTGATTCATGAGAGTCTCAATCTAGAAGACAACGtccaaaaaaaagaaccatcTCCGGGGACGGAATCGAACCGCCGACTTTTCGATGAGATGTTATCCATTACAGTCGAACGCCATGAACCAACTAGACCACCCAGAGTTTTGATTGGCTGACGATGCAAGGTATTCTCCTTATCAAAGAGATGCATATCTGCATTCTGCaaaagacgaggatgaagttGTGCTGTTTGGTGACAAGGGGGGCTTGCTTGGTGCTGGGATGACTTCAATTGCTTGCTAggtagttgttgttgtgcTGGTTGTTGATATAGAAGCTAGGTAGTAATAAGTTTGAATGAGGCGTATCATATCTTTCGAACGTGGACATCTCGAGGTTGGCAAATTGCTCTCCTCGACTGgacaaaacacacacacacaaaaggGAATGCCGGccagcatcacatcaccgTGGTGCCCATGTCACATCCCACATCCCATCACAACGCAGTCCTCACCACCTTGCCCATCTCACCCGCCTCCACCCTATCAACCCTGGCCCTGACCTTCCTCCAGATAGCCTCActcacctcctccaccgcccTACTCGCATCCACCACCACAatatcctcctcatcctgcCTCCACGACGCGCCCTCAATACCCcccagctgctgcaacaaATCCTGCCCCTTGATGTCCTTCCCGCCCATGCTCAGCGCCCAAAACAGCTCCCGCACCGTCCgctgcatctcctccttctcatACTTCTCGCTGCCCCAGCCGCCCCGCGCCCTCGCGGCCTCTTCGTCCAGGTCCAGGAACAGCACCACGTCTGGCCGCGGCAGCCCAGTGTCCGGGGCGCGGGCCCAGGACAGCGGCAGGTGCGGGTTCTTCTTGGCGGCTGAGTAGACGATGCCGGAGTGGTAGAAGCGGTCCGAGACGACGGTGATGCCGGCGGCGAGGTAGGCCCGGATTTGCTGGCTGTTGATATGTAAATGTCGTTTGTCTCAGCGTTTCATCACACTATACAGTAAGTAGAGATGAGAACAACTTACGCAGCTTCCCACCGGTTGGCACTAAACAGCAAATGAATCGCATGGTCACTCATATCAACATGGCTCTTCAAATAGCCATCAATCATCTGCCCAATCGGCGTCGTTCTATCTGCACAGCAAAATAACCCAAGCCTCATTAACATCATGTCATGCCATGTCATCTCATCAAAGctcgaaaaagaaaaaatctcATtcaataaaaacaaaaaaaaaaaaagaactcaAAAAACTCACCCGGAAATCTCATCACCTTGACCGgcctcccctcctccacaAATCtctgctccagcagcttcacctGCGTCGTCTTGCCGCTCCGGTCCAGACCCTCGAGCACAATGAAGGCGCCCCTCATCTTGGTCTCGGTGCTGTCATCGCCCGCCGCGGGGGACGAAGTGCCGGCGActgcagcggcggcgaggtcGTGGATCGAAGACATTGTTCTCAAGCTTCTTATGCCTTATTGATGTCAATATGCTGATGTTGTAATTGAGGACTGAGATTGTGCGTGTTGGTGTTGAATTGATCAGGGCAATTCATTAAACTGCGGGCAAAAGGCTTGAGGAGTCAAAAGGTGCACCGCGTCTGTGCTGCATGAgctttcatcatcaatggcatgaTAAGATTGGGCGCCCGCACTGTAAGAATTTGTGGCTGAAAATGGGCGTGGCGGGCGATCAACACAGCGCTTGACCACCGCTATTAGCCTAGTAGGTACAGCTATAGCTTCCAATTCCTTGATCGGTACGGCAAAGTCATGCACAACTCGTTAGGTTGGGCTCTTACTACCATGGTTGGGCTCAGACACATCAAGTCTCATTCACGGGCACTTTACTTCACGTGGACAAAGAATAAGGCACCGAGACTGTCTGTAGCATTCAAACAATACGATTAAATGTGCACGATACTCTTGTACTCTGGTAGGCTCTACTAACACGTACAGTCGCAAACCGGCGCATCAAGCAACAACTCCTGGTATAACCATTCCGTACCAAACCGAACCGGAAACGCCGCCCAGTCCGGGAAAAGCAAAACTGATGCGCCAAGCCACAACCTTTTTCACAGGGAGAATaaaaggaaaggaagaagagaagaaaataagagacaaaacaagacaaagacacAGGTAACAGGCCGAACCAAAACAATAACAAAACGCAAACAACACAAATGCTCAAGGCTCGCTCTTCATCCGACATACAAAAACGTACACTCATTCCCTCGTTTATAATCCGGTTGCCATCGATGGGGGCCGCTGATTTACGGGCTCCCAACGACGCtttcagcttcatccttggcgctgctgctttccCAAAGCTCAAAGCTTTCGCCTGTGCCTTCTATGGGCTGCAGAACAGCGGCCTTGGATGATGTGCCGTCGGATCTTGAAATGAGAGCGTCAATGTCTTCATGaatctccagctcgtcctcgtcctcttcctcttccggCTCCTCGGGGATGTTGGAGGGAATGTTTGAGATAGTGGCGATGGGGGCTTCTggctcctcgtcctcgtgGATGAGAATCACCGATGTCTCGTCACAGCCCTCAGCATAGAAATCCGCTGCATTCATCTCACCTAGCGCAACTCGCTGCTTCTCAacaatcatctcatcaccctTGGGCGACGGGCTAGCACGCTGGGCTGAAGTCTGGGAGACGTCGTCTGCAGGAGGAATGTTCTCCTTGTCACGTCCCTCGGCACCATCTCGCTTTGCGCGCTGCTCCGTCTCCTCATCAGATGAGATGTCGAGTGTGCAGGTGCTGTGCTGCAGAAGATTGGTCATCTCCTGCTCAGGGGTGTCTTCGTGAATGTCAAAGAACCAGCTGGCCTTGGATTCAGGCTCAAGCAGGCTGGAGGCGACGGGCTTCTTGACGGATGGCCGAGGGGTGTAGCCCGCAATGGTGCCTTTTAGGGCTGCatcgagagagaagggagcGGAAGAGCCGCCGAGGGCGAATGATGGGGGGTCCAGGCGAGTGGCGCGACGCCGTCCCGACAAAAGTCTAGAGCGCTTGCCCTGAGTTGGCGAGCGGCCCGCGGGAGCTACCGGGCAGGACTTGGGCGTGTTGTCGACACTGGCCTTGCCCAGATTTGACTTTGGGTTCAGAATGCGACGAGGCGTGGAAGAGGCCTTGTTCTGGCTGGTGAGAGATCGTGCACTGGCGACGGGAGTGCTGATCTTGGGAgtgaggaagaagttggaggGCTTGAGGGCATCCTTGGCAGGGGTGCCTGAGCTTACGCCCTTGGAGCGTTTTGCAAAGAGCAGGGGATCGACATTTTCACAGTTATCAATCTCGAGAAACTCTGCTTTCCGCTTGGGAGAAACGTTGGCTGCGACAGAATTAGTCCCTGcttattcttctttcctcttggGTAAGATGCAAAGCATACCGTTTTGTCTGTTCTTTAGGCTGGTCAGGGACTGTAGACGAGCTCCGTCAAGGGGAGCAAAGGGCTGGCGGGTGACGGCGGCCATTGCTCCAGAGGGATTTAATCGAAGGACTGAAtcgatgcgatgcgatgcggtACAAATGCAGGAGTGattgatgcgatgcgatgcgatgcgacaAGTTGCCGTGGTTCCACTTTGATTGAATACTTTGGtggggagatgaagaaacgATGTGGTTGATTTGATGATGGCAGTTGGTTCACCGAGGACGAAGGGAGCAAGCGGTCAGTCAATTTTGGGTCTGGAATTAATGGTAGAATGCggttttcatcatctttttttgccaCTGCGatgatttgctttgctttggtaTCAAATGATGTTTGCGTTCTCTCGAGTTTGGCGAGGATTCACTAACGAACGTGGtgtgagagagagcgaggcGAATAACAAAAGCAAATGGGAAGAGatgggaggggagaagagcgCGAGGCCCAAGTGGGACAGAGGGAGTACTAATAAACACTGAAGAAGCGCGATGTGGACGTGAGAAGGGCGATGCGGCCAGAGGGCGGCCGGTACATGTCTTGAGGCGTCTGGGCGGGCGGCCCTGGAGTACCTGCTACTCTTGCTACTCTACGGGCTACTTGAGGGGTACTTTTACCCTCTGACACTACTGGGTGCTAAAGGTGGTGCTAAAGCTGCTAAAGCCCAGTGGTTGCTCGCAAGACAGGGCCAAACGGGGGCCTAGCGTTCCAGCCTAGCAGAAGGGTGGCAGAGGGCGGCAGATGTAGCGGACGGCTCACAAGGTGGTCGCAGATACAAAGAGGCCCGTGCGCAAATTGGCAAGAGGGAGGTACCGTCGCGACGCGCCTCACCGACGATTCGCTTAAGTTTAATGGGATTTCAGATTTTGTGTGGGCTTTTCTCGAATGTGGGGTTGGGGGGAGAGGGTGAGAATGAAGCTGGGAACTGGAGGGAGCTGAGTGAAGGGGATTTACAGCAGGGGGGTTGAACGAGGCTCTGCTATCAAATTTGATGCCGGTGATTTGATGCCAGAGACAGAGGGGGGAATGTAAGTACTTGTACTGGaggggatgggatgggatgggacgGGAGGGAAGAGCATCGAGACATGAAGAGGGAAGGGCAGGGCAGATCTCGTTCGTCCAGATTTCGCCCCCCCAAGACAATAAAAGCGAGCCGGCGAGACACACGGGCGGCTGGCCATGCATCTTGTATCTACATACTGGTGCATCCTGTACGGAGTCACTTTGACGCGTCTGCCGGGACGGGTAAAGTGCTTTGCCACGATTGGCGGGCGGGAGGCCAATGGACGCGTGGGGATGCGTGAGAGCCAGGGATGCGCCTTGGATGCGCGACAGGGGGAGGTTGCGAGCTGTGCGTGATGGTGCATTGCATGATGCGCTAGAGGAGACGCGCGAAGCACGCGCGTGGAGGCCGGGATTGTACAAGTGTCTATATTTATTTGCACAAGGAAGCGAAACGAATTGGGGGTCATCATCTCATACACggaggtgatgatggctgaCTGATGGAGATTGATAGTGATTGATAACGGTTGAGGATATATCATGGAACTGTCTAGTGCATGTAGATGGATGCAAGCAAACCTCAACTTTTCCACCTTCAAGGCACCCTCTTCTCAAGGCACTTTACACGCCACCCGCTCAGCCACTTTAATTGATGTAGAGAGAAAAAACCGCCTTGCATGACGTGCTGCCCGCTGGACAAAATCCCCTCCTGGGCATCTCCCTGCACATTCAACGACCAGGGCCTTCGGCTTGCCCCGAAATCTCGCAGGCCCGCTCCAATCCAATCAACGCGTCCAGCCGCTGCCGAATCTCGTCACTCCACTCGTCATTCAGCCATCATCCAacatccagctccagcccttTTTATCAAACCTGCATCCGACTATTGCATATTGCACTACCAACTGCAGCATTTCGACATTGATACCTTGGTACTCATCAAAGTCGCACCAGGCCGATGCATCTGCGCCACCCTCGATCCCCATtggctactgctgctgctgctgcttagcgctcgctcgctcgcatcttcttcgctgtctcttcttcttgtcttggtCTGTCTTACTATTGATTGCCTGCATTTGCACCAACCCACAAATCAATTGGACCGGCTCTGTCTCACCAATTAGCGGCCGGAAGACGAGCAAAAGGCTAGACGGGCTGCAATCCAACTTGAGTTTCAGTTTCAGCTATCTGCACATCTAATCGAATCTATCCCTTGTTCCCCATCGAATCTGAGCACATAGTTGTCTCGACTCTCCCCAAGCTCAATCTCCCTTTTATCTACCAGTCCATATCCTTGGGCTCACTCATGGATCCAATGCCAATTACAATACTGTACATACAAATTTCAGGCACTTAGTTGCCCTTCTGTAGCGCCAGCTGCTGGTCAATCAGCCCGCTGAGCGTCTCCCACAATGGCCGCCACTTCATTCCGAGCACGTCGTTGTCAACCCTAAAGGGAACCGGGCCGTCCTCCACCAGCTTCGTGTCCAGCTCGGGATATGTGCTCCTTGCCCACGCGGCAATGTCCTTCCACGTCGTTGGTGCGCCTGAGGCAACCAGCTCAATGCCGTCTGGGACGTCCGGCTGGGCGGCCTTGATGGTCAGGTCGGCGACATCGCGCACGTCAACAATCACCGATGGGAAGAGGGGTGCCGGAGACTGCAGCGACTTCCAGAACCAGGCATTGATGCCGTCGATATCGCCAGCCGTCTTGCGAATCTGGCTGTGGCCAAGCACAAAGGTCGGGTGGACCGTGGCCAGCTTAAAGGCCGGCTTGTGCTCCTTGACCCAGTCCTGCGAGGCCTGATGGGCCAGAATCTTGGAGGCCACGTACATTGTGCCGTGGTCACCCTTGCCGTCAGGAAACATTTGCTCAATGTTAAGCTCGTGCCTTTTGCCAgtgtttgctgctgctgtgtcaGTTGTATGCTTCAACCCCCTGGGCCAACCTCTGGGCCCTATGTAGGAAGGTGGATCTGTACTCACCTGGGACAAAAGTGTCTGTGTTGAAAAAGAGGTCGGGGGGACCAATGCTTAGGATCGATGCCATAATGACCACCTTCTTGATGCTGGGGATCTTTCTGGCAGACTCCAGCACAGAGAGCGTCCCCCGCACAGCAGGATCGAGATAGTCCTTGTGCAGGTCGGCTCCCTTTCCGGGCATGGGCGATGCAATGTGGAAGACGACTTCGACATTGTCCAGAGCATCGTCGAATGCCTGAGGCTTGGA
This genomic stretch from Trichoderma breve strain T069 chromosome 1, whole genome shotgun sequence harbors:
- a CDS encoding porphobilinogen deaminase, dipyromethane cofactor binding domain-containing protein, which codes for MADEQPPALAQGPTTIRVGTRNSPLALAQADIVVAALQSVLPAYSFPISGMTTTGDRDQNTALYNFGGKGLWTTQLEDRLEANELDIIVHSLKDMPTTLPEGLVLGCVTKREDPRDTLVLKKELVDKHGWKTLADLPEGSIIGTSSVRRIAQLARRYPSLKFKDHRGNIQTRLRKLEEDPELTGIILAAAGLQRMQLDAHISQFLESDNGGILHAVGQGALGIECRAGDDKVLAALKMIEDKNARLATVAERSLMRALEGGCSVPIGVETKWVEPGQLRLRATVVSVQGTEGVDGEAVEPITTAEQADEFGAKMAADLVSRGANKILDDINKNKPAPPPPQ
- a CDS encoding glycine cleavage h-protein domain-containing protein, encoding MASIACSLRAARPVAMRLAPRAAPMVRLSMPVRSFTSSRMSLARKYTKDHEWIDLSADRKTGVIGVSEYAAEQLGDVVYVELPPAGEWTDQGDSIGAVESVKSASDINAPVRCKVTHTNALLEEKPATINQVPEDDSAGGGWIVKVEVDEEGAKQFDELMDAEAYKEFTAE
- a CDS encoding thymidylate kinase domain-containing protein produces the protein MSSIHDLAAAAVAGTSSPAAGDDSTETKMRGAFIVLEGLDRSGKTTQVKLLEQRFVEEGRPVKVMRFPDRTTPIGQMIDGYLKSHVDMSDHAIHLLFSANRWEAAQQIRAYLAAGITVVSDRFYHSGIVYSAAKKNPHLPLSWARAPDTGLPRPDVVLFLDLDEEAARARGGWGSEKYEKEEMQRTVRELFWALSMGGKDIKGQDLLQQLGGIEGASWRQDEEDIVVVDASRAVEEVSEAIWRKVRARVDRVEAGEMGKVVRTAL
- a CDS encoding 3-beta hydroxysteroid dehydrogenase/isomerase family domain-containing protein, whose amino-acid sequence is MSSKLAFITGATGFIGSQVVTSALREGYNVRLSVRKAEQIENLKDIFRDNVSKIEFVVVPDISKPQAFDDALDNVEVVFHIASPMPGKGADLHKDYLDPAVRGTLSVLESARKIPSIKKVVIMASILSIGPPDLFFNTDTFVPANTGKRHELNIEQMFPDGKGDHGTMYVASKILAHQASQDWVKEHKPAFKLATVHPTFVLGHSQIRKTAGDIDGINAWFWKSLQSPAPLFPSVIVDVRDVADLTIKAAQPDVPDGIELVASGAPTTWKDIAAWARSTYPELDTKLVEDGPVPFRVDNDVLGMKWRPLWETLSGLIDQQLALQKGN